The Mustela nigripes isolate SB6536 chromosome 6, MUSNIG.SB6536, whole genome shotgun sequence DNA window CCAGATCCCCTGCTGACCAGTGCGTGACTTTGGGCCACTCACCTGCATTATGAGGATGGTTTGCTCTGACCATCAGCTAGAGAAATGCCTAAGGCGCCCGAATAGTGCCTGCCCGCAGGAGAGGCTTGCCACGTGCCCATTTCCTTCCCCAAAAGCCAgggtgtgggagtggggagaggtagGCTGTCACACTCCAATCTGTTACACAGGTACAGTTCCAGACCTGCCTTCTCTTGGGGGCTCATCCTGTTTGCATGCCTCTTTGGATGGGGAACTCCCTCCCTTTCAAGGCGGCTCACTTCACTTTAGATCACGGATCAAACTCTGcttgctgcctgtttttgtaaataaagctttattggcaCACGGCCATGCCATTCTCCTATGGTGTCTCTGGTTGGTTTTCACAGGCCAGCAACAGAATTGCGTAGTTGCGACTGAGACCGTTTGACCTGCAAAGCtagaaatatttactttctgcCCCCTCATGGAAAAAGCCTGCCGACCCCAGCCTTAGCCGGAGGGGCTCATGGAGGGGCCCCACTTTTGTTGTGGTCTTGGTCTTCCTCTCTCCTATCGTCCCCACCACCCATACCCCATCCCTACCATGTCCTCCTCTTGCAGGCTCAGAGTCTGACCGCGGCTGACATTGTCAAAATGAGCGTGATATGCCACGAAGCGGGGAGGTGGAGGACACTGATGACCCAGGACTTCAAGCCCTTTGAGAGTCGTGAGTGAGGAACTGGGAAGGGTAGGGGGACTGGGGCGGGCTGGGAACCCTCCGTCCTGTCTTTCCCTCTGGGACCCTCCCAGATCCAGTCTCTTTCCATATCCACGTGTGATCTCTCACTGCCCACTGCCCTCAGGCTGCAGTTCTGGCTCCTTCCCCTGATACTCAGCATCCGGCCCGGGCTTCCCAGTCGAGCGCTGCTCCTCTCCTGGCCTGTATTCCTGTCACAACCAAAGGCCAGCTCTCTGAATTCAACTTGCCCATTCATGCCTCTGAGCCCTTGCGTTTGTGGGTGCCACAGCCGAGAAGGCTCTTCCTATCAGAAAAGTTCCCCCTCACCTTTCAAGGCGCAGTGAAGAGTCACCTCcaccaggaagccttcccagactcTCCCAGCCCTTCGTACCTCCTCTTTCAGGGTGTTTATGTTTTTTCAGGGTCCTTACTGCCTGATTTGGGGACTGTCTCCCTCACTGGGCTGTGAGCTCCCCGAGGGCAGAACATCTATCTTCCCTAAGTCTCTACTCCAAGTACCCAGCACCAAGCCTTATCTGGGCAGTGCTCTGGGAAGGTTTTTGAATGACTGCATGCCTGGCCCCATCGCCAGACCATATAAGGGAGAAAGCGCGAGATCTAGACAGGGTGCTCAATGCAGCCTTGACTTAACTGAGTGGGGTTTGCCCAGAATATCATTTCACACGTCTGAGCCTCAGTCTGCCCATCAAGAATGGGGAGAATCAGTTATTGGCTGGACCCGGGGTTGCCATAAGGAGTCTGTGAGTCTCTGACTGCTTAACACATGCCCACGAATAGTGTTATTCGTGTAGTTCAAGAGTCCCAAACTTAGAAAAACTTAGGTCAGtttaatttcagaattattaaatCTTATAATCCTATAAGGATCCTGAGATTCAATTAAATGACATGAGACGATTCCTGTAAAGCTCTCGGATCGATTCTGGAGGCAGAGAACAGAGGCCTTCGCTTGTTTTCATGCAGCAGATTATCAGGTGCTTGAATCAGGTAATGGCTCCAGGCGCCAAGAATACGTCGGAGAACACATCCCCTGCCCTCAGTGAGCACACGGTCTGCTGGGCAAGatggaaaatgaacaaagaaccccaaataaatatttgatgtgtCAGGTGGGGCTAAGTGCTgggcaggaaaataaaacaggttaGGGGGTACAAGAAGGCTTCTCCAAGGAGgtgagggtttctgggggtggggagggtgcccaggagggagaaggagcaggtgCAAAGGTAGAGATGGGGGCGTGTCTGAACTTTATCCCCTTGGCATGGCATTGTGACCCAGCATCCCCCGGGGtcactgtctcttcctctctctcacctccAGTTCGCCTGATGGCCCCCGACTTACTCCAAATCACCCATGTCGGGACCCACAAATGCAACATAACCTGGAAAGTCCCACAGTCCTCCCACTACATTGAAAGTTACCTGGAGTTTGAGGCCCGGACAAGGTCCCCAGGCCACAGCTGGGAGGTGAGTGCATGGCTTGGTCCCCACCTGCCCCGACTCCTCCCTCCAGTCCTGGTCACCCTGTCCAAGCTTCATGTCAGCAAAGTCACGGTAGTCCCCAGGtggctcctgctcctcccctgtcCTGCCTGCTCTGGCCTCCCCGCCCTGTATGTGCCCCCCGACAGCCCTGGGGTTCCAGCTGGTGGCAGATGCCAGGGCTAGAGTTTACATAGCCAAGAGGCAGGTGACTATCCTCTGAGATTTCAGAGGCCCTGGGAAGTCACCTGTCCGTGCAGCTCTGTGCATGGATGGTGAGTGAGAAGGAGGGGTTCAGGATGCCCTTGGGGTTTGGGGCTGAGTAGTCAGGGAtgcggggggagaggggcaggggaggagctggCAGGGAGGAATGCAGGCGTCACCCACTCAGCCTCCCAGCCAGCCCCTGCCATGGGAGGTGAGGTGGGCTGTGGGCCCCCCTCCACTCTGACagccccccgcctctctctgccccaggagGCCTCCGTGCTGATCCTCAGGCAAAACCAGCAATGGATTTGCCTTGAGACACTTACTCCGGGCACCTTGTATGAATTTCAAGTGCGGGTCAGGGCCCACCTAGGCAGTCACAAAGCTTGGAGTCCCTGGAGTCAGCCCCTGGCCTTCAGGACGAGGCCTGCAGGTaccaggagagagaaggggtgggaCGGAGCTCAGACCGGAGGGGATGGCTGGGGTGTGGCCTGGAGGGCGGCTGGTGGGGGAGGCCTGGGACTGGGGTACAGGGCTCAGCTCGAGTTGGGCTCACCTGCTATGGTTAGCCCACTCATTGTGACCCTGCAGAGTGAGCAGTGTGGTCGGAGTGGGCTGCTCGCATCCggaagcctcagtttctgcatctgtaaagtgggtacTGTGCTACCTGGCAGACCTGCTGTGATGAGGCACGCGATGCCCCTTGTTAGCTCCCACGGGCAGGTCTCCTGGGCCAGCCGGGACCTGCCAAGGCCTTGGGTCAGAGATCAGCCAGTCCCTAGGCACCAGGGtggctgcagggggtgggggatgctagAGGGATCTGGGCGAGCGGGGGTGCTTCTCTAACCTCTCTTCCCGCTTCTCCACCCGCCCCTGGGTGGCCTCAGGAGAGCGGACTCTGCCCTTTCCTTGGTTTGGCCATGTCATCGTGGGCATCAGCAGCGTCTTCGTCTTTCTCGTCTTGGTCTACTTATTGGCCAACTGTCCGTACATCGGACCGTGGTAAGAGCCCTCCTTTCCTGCTCCTTCGTGCTCTCATCTGACACACACCCCCTGAGTGCTCAGGCCCTCGGCTCAGACCCCTGCTCAGACACACCCgtgctccctctgccctccccacagtCCTCCCTGCCTGATACCTAGCTTTTCCCTGGCATCAACCCCCAAAGACGGAACCCCAGGGAACCAGCCTGAGGGGAGCCGGGGAGGGAGAGCCCCATGGAGACCCCGCCCAGAGCATGACTctgagtatgtgtgtgcacatatgtgtgtatgcgtgtgtgcaaACGCCTGCTGTCTCTATGTGTATGTGTCCTCGGGGATCTCTCTAGGTCCCTTTGTCGAGCCCCAGCTCAGTGGCAGACCTGGTACCGAGTGCTGGGAATACAAGGGCAGGCTACATACATGCGGTCGCATCTTCATGGAGCTCGTGGTCACGTggaagaaggcagatgtttatAAATCATATGAAAGTACAATGCCACACCATGATAAAAGGGTAAAGGAAGGTACTTGATGGATTGGAAGTAGGCCACAGGGAGAGGAACCTCCGCTGGGGGATGGCCAGCAGAAACATGCCTAAGGAAGTGATGATTCCCTTGAAAGGAGGAGCTAACCAGGcatggggaggggatggggagtgCATAGGCAAACAGGAAACAGGGTGTGCAAAGGCCCTACATGGGTAATGCAAAGCAGCATTACAGCAACTGAGAGTTCAGGGAGGCAAGTGTGGTTGGAGACCAGCAGGGGCGGAGGAGAGGGCTCACCTGAGCCTGAACATCTAACTGGGGGGCAGCCAGGCTTTCTGGGTCCTTGAGGCTATGACCATATTTTTGAGGCTGATGCATACTGGGGCACTCAGTGTGGCAAGCAGAGCATGGGCTGGAATTCAGCACCCACTCACTACCCCCCTAAAACCGGTGCCCTTGGGCAGTGCACAACCTGAACGACCATCCATGACAGTCTGGACATGAAGACACAGAATCTGGTCTCTTTCCTACCTCCTGCTTCCTTGTTCCTTGTTCACTCTACTCCAAACATTTGGCTCTGTGTAGTCCCTGACCACTCGGGCTCCTatggtcccccacccccacatccttCTTTTGCACGGACCCCTGCTTTGTGTCCACAGAATGAATGGTCATGTTGCACACTTGGTTCGTGTCTGTCTCCCCAGTAGAATGTCAGAAAGAGAccttctctgtctgccattctTGTGTCCCCAGGCCCCCACCTTCCCTTACTGGACATTTACTTCGTACTGATCCAACAGATGAATGCGGAATGGCTCTGTACTCTCCCTTCAGGGCAGTGGGGTGCCAGCGGGACACCATGGCCCCTTTCCCTTCTCAtcctcattccctccctcctcctctcctgttcAGGCTAAAGAAGGTTCTGAAGTGCCACATCCCAGACCCGTCAGAGTTCTTTTCCCAGCTGAAGTCAGAGCATGGAGGAGATTTCCAGGTAGGAGTCTGGAGCTGGCGGAGAGAAGGAGGCATCTGGCTCAGGCTGGCAGGGGGGCGGCCAGAGGTGTGGgcgggtggggaggtggtgggttTGCGACAGGAGACAAATACTAAAGTGAGCAGcctctgggctgggtgtgggtCCCTTTCCCCAGCTTGGGCACCACTATTCTCAGGCTGAATGGTACCTCCTGTCTGAGCCAGACAGTCTGGTTCTAATCCTGGCTCCAgcccttcctggctgtgtgacctcgggcgcGTCATGGAATGTCTCTTGTGCTCAGCTTTCCCACTTGTGCAGCAGGGAGGGAAACCTACTAAGTGTTACTTACATGGATGGGCCCAAGATCACTGGTtggcatgtagtaagtgctcaagGGGTCCTAGCTAGAATTTCGGTCACTGGTCTGTTGACTGAGCAgcgcccccacccaccccccttgTGCTGATTCTCTTAATGGGCAGCGGTTCTTCGCCCCCTGCAGAAAGCACTGGGCAGGCTCCAACACTGTATCCTTGATGGTAACAATTCTTTGAGGTGCTTCTCATCAATCGAAGCAGAGTCACTGGGAAGGTGCTGGCCCAGAGAGTAGTAACCCTGAACCCCATTTAAACCTCAGTCGCCTCCCCTCCCGGAGCCCACGCTTGCTTCAGGAAGGAAGTGTTGTGGCGGAAAGGGGCTGTGGTGGGCTGCTTCTgtcacccctcccctccaccgGCTCTCTAGATTTGATGGAGGATGAGGTCGGGGTGGAGGGCCATCAGCAGGAGTGTGGAAGGGCTGGAAAGCCATACTGGGCCAGAGATGTCAAGAGTTGGCTTTGGAGTTCCCTATTACAGCCAAAGAATTCTGGAATTCTTTGGAAAATTCCCAAGATTTGGGGATAGCTTGCCTACAGTTCTCTCGATGTCAGGGAATGGACCTCCTTAAAATTCTTCCTAAAGCCCTAAAGATAGTGACCTCCCTGTCAACAGAGGCATTCTAGCAAATCTTGGCTGACTATATGTCAGAAATATAGCAGAAGGGACTCCTGGTTGGAGGCTGGACTGGATGCATCCTTAGTCCTCTTCCCGAGTGAAAACTTTCTGATTCTATGGGACTAGGACCTTTTGAGCTGGGAGTGGGCTCCATCCTAGAGAGGTACCAACTGCTCTGTCTTCCCATGTGGTCATCCCCAGGTCTAGATGCTTGCCCCAGACCTGGGGTGTGGAAGGTAGATCCCAGGGAAGCCGTGGGATGCACAATGTGGTGGGGACCCTACCCTCTCCTCTGCATCTGGGTGGGaggtctgctcctctctccctaccccagGACCTCTAGCTACCAGGCCACAAGGCGCACTGCTCTGTCCAGGAGAGCTGGGGATATGTGTGCCAGTgcgtaagtgtgtgtgtgtgaaggggggTGTGTTCCTCCTtgcacctgcctccctgccccgtCCCCCCAACTTCAGGGCACTGAGGACGGAAGCCCAGGCCCAGGAAGTAGCTGACCCTCTGAGAGGGGCCGGCAAGGCCCTGGCACACCAGGCAGGGCTGGTCACGGCCCCGGCCTCTCCTTCTGGTTGCAcagcccttcccctcctcccttgcCTCCTCCAGGGCTggacctcctccccaccccccacccagagcctgctctctccctgtcttcccaGCCTAGCGGAGGGAAGGAGTGTAGGAGGAGCCCAATGCGCCTGGTCCGTGTGCTCAGGGGACGCCAGTCCAGCAGTTGAGGGCTCCCAGGACAGAGGGCTGTTGGGTCCCCATCACACCCCCTGAGGGCCTACTGTCCCTTTCGCTTCTGTGGGTGGTCTGCCTTTTACCCTGGGCCAGGGAGTTCTGCCTTCAGTTTCTTATTCTGACATTCTCCTACTCACAATAAGGAAGTTAGGAAAGAGGGGGCTAAGTGTTGTGggattgaggctcagagaggggcagtgacctgcccagggtcacacggTCAGTGAGGACCAGGGCTCTCCGGACTCTGGAGCTACTGGGAAGGGCTCTGGCGGgtactttcttctctctgtggagGGACCGTGTGGCAGGAGGGGGCTGCACAtcacggggggtgggggtggccagaAAATGTCAGGACCATCTGCGCCCTCCAGAGATTTTGTCAGAGAGCCGGCTGTATGTTCAGGGCTAGGAGACGGCCCCCGTCTGGGCATCTGTAAGGTGGACAAGATGGGCTCCATTCGGGGCCCTTTCAGCTTTGACCCTGGTTTGTGGACTCACACACTGGGGCTAGTCCCTTCCTGATGCACTGAGGCTTTCCCCCTTTGCCTGGTGCCTCGTGTGGTGCCAGGCTCACAGCACCATAAACAATCCTCATCGAAACAACACATCCCCTGGGCACCTACAGGAATCACCCTCTCCAGGCTGACCGAGAGCATTCTGCAAGctggtgtgtgggggtggggtggggtgtagtcagggaggccttcctggaggTGGAAGCTCTGAGGAGACCGTAATGAGGAGCTGTTGCTGAGATTCTGGAGGAGGAGGCGTCCTACTCACCTTCCATCTGTTCTCTCTCCTGGCAGAAGTGGCTCTCCTCGCCCTTCCCCTCGTCATCCTTCAGTCCCAATACCCAGGCACCCGAGATCTCCCCACTGGAGGTGCTGGACCGGGACACCAAGGCCACACAGTTGCTCCTGCTGCAGCAGAAGGGGCCCTCACCCTCGGCCGAGACCAGCGGCCACTCGCTGACCAGCTGCTTCACCAACCAAGGTTACTTCTTCTTCCACCTCCCGGACGCTCTGGAGATCGAGGCCTGCCAGGTGTACTTCAGCTATGACCCCTGCACAGAAGAGTCCGAGGATGGCGGGGCTGGGGCACCTGAGGGGTCTCTCCTCTCACCCCTGCCACCCCTGCCACCCCTGCCAGGAGAAGACGATGCCTACTGCACCTTCCCCCCGGGGGATgacctgcttctcttctctcccaggctcctgggtggccccgGCGCCCCCAACACCATGGCTAGGGGCACTGGAGCCTGTGAAGAGAAGCTGCCCTCCTCTCTGCAGGCGGGAGCTCCCCGAGACTGGGCCCCCCAGGCCCTGGTGCCTCCCAACCCAGGAGCGTCTGACCCGGGGGACAGCCAGCCACCGCTGGAGCGTGCCCTGGGAGAAGCAAGAGAGGAGGTCCCGGCCCCTGGCCCCAGGGAAGGGATCGGCTTCCCCTGGGCTAGACCCCCCGGGCGAGGCCAGGTCGGaacccctgcctcctgcctgacCCTGAACACCGATGCCTATGTGTCTCTCCAAGAGCTGCAGGAGCAGGACCCGGCTCACTTGGTGTAGACAGACAAGGCAGACTGCTGCCCACTGTTGTGCCAGGCCCGGGTGAGGACTCTTTGTCCTCAAGGCTTGCTGCCCCCTGGACATCCCTGCCCTGAGGGCCCCCACCCAGCCTTGCCCATTCGGGCATTCATTTCCAAATGGCAACTGCTGCTCCCTGGTCCTGTGGCTCAAGCCAGGAATTGCAGTGGGTGAGAACACTGTGACTCCCCTCAGCTGTCACGGAGTCCCATGGCTTTTGCCTCTAAAGCATCCCTCCTCTGGAGCCCTGCAAGGACTCTTCAGGGAGAGTTCTCGGGGTTCTCCAGGGATCTTCACCCTGTCCACCTCACTGGGCTTCCTGCCCCagtcccaccccctcctgcccatCCTCCACAGGGCAGCCAGAGCGCTCTCTCTGAACCACAAACCATATGGCTCTGCTGCCCCTTGTTTAAAGCCCACCAtggctccctgctgccctccGCACCACTTCTTGGCCTGGCTCTTGCTCCCCTGGCATCATGTTGGAACATTCCCTCCTAGAACCCTCCCAGTGTTCCTACTGAGCCACCAGCAGCTCCCTCACGCCCCCACACATTTGCACATGCTCTTCCCTGTACCTGCGGTGCTCTCTCCTCCCTCATCCAGGTGACCAATCCCCTATGCCTCAAGGGTCCTTTCTGCTTCATTTGGAGAGAAACTCTGCATCCGTTAATGAGCCCGAACTTCAAGCTTCAGTATTACGGGATGGCTAGACAAAGTGGCCCTGTCACTTCGCCCTTGGGATCTCTTGTGACCTCAGAATACTTAGCTACTGCGTCCTTTCCACTGTGGCCCAATTTGTGATGCGAATCCCC harbors:
- the IL2RB gene encoding interleukin-2 receptor subunit beta isoform X2; its protein translation is MAAPALSCYLSLLVFPLALAIPQGFTATDDTPKLTCFYNSKANISCAWNWDGDPQASSCKIHAWPDRRPWNRSCELLPLSPALWVCHLILGSPDAQSLTAADIVKMSVICHEAGRWRTLMTQDFKPFESLRLMAPDLLQITHVGTHKCNITWKVPQSSHYIESYLEFEARTRSPGHSWEEASVLILRQNQQWICLETLTPGTLYEFQVRVRAHLGSHKAWSPWSQPLAFRTRPAGERTLPFPWFGHVIVGISSVFVFLVLVYLLANCPYIGPWLKKVLKCHIPDPSEFFSQLKSEHGGDFQKWLSSPFPSSSFSPNTQAPEISPLEVLDRDTKATQLLLLQQKGPSPSAETSGHSLTSCFTNQGYFFFHLPDALEIEACQVYFSYDPCTEESEDGGAGAPEGSLLSPLPPLPPLPGEDDAYCTFPPGDDLLLFSPRLLGGPGAPNTMARGTGACEEKLPSSLQAGAPRDWAPQALVPPNPGASDPGDSQPPLERALGEAREEVPAPGPREGIGFPWARPPGRGQVGTPASCLTLNTDAYVSLQELQEQDPAHLV
- the IL2RB gene encoding interleukin-2 receptor subunit beta isoform X1; its protein translation is MAAPALSCYLSLLVFPLALAIPQGFTATDADTPKLTCFYNSKANISCAWNWDGDPQASSCKIHAWPDRRPWNRSCELLPLSPALWVCHLILGSPDAQSLTAADIVKMSVICHEAGRWRTLMTQDFKPFESLRLMAPDLLQITHVGTHKCNITWKVPQSSHYIESYLEFEARTRSPGHSWEEASVLILRQNQQWICLETLTPGTLYEFQVRVRAHLGSHKAWSPWSQPLAFRTRPAGERTLPFPWFGHVIVGISSVFVFLVLVYLLANCPYIGPWLKKVLKCHIPDPSEFFSQLKSEHGGDFQKWLSSPFPSSSFSPNTQAPEISPLEVLDRDTKATQLLLLQQKGPSPSAETSGHSLTSCFTNQGYFFFHLPDALEIEACQVYFSYDPCTEESEDGGAGAPEGSLLSPLPPLPPLPGEDDAYCTFPPGDDLLLFSPRLLGGPGAPNTMARGTGACEEKLPSSLQAGAPRDWAPQALVPPNPGASDPGDSQPPLERALGEAREEVPAPGPREGIGFPWARPPGRGQVGTPASCLTLNTDAYVSLQELQEQDPAHLV